One segment of Candidatus Eisenbacteria bacterium DNA contains the following:
- a CDS encoding Hsp20/alpha crystallin family protein yields MTLVRWQPKTHAVMDPFFGFNDLSRELNRLFEGDSTSGCSACNWAPAMDVIEKDDNYIVTMDLPGLSKEEVELTLHNNHLNIKGERKIEHDEKIENVYRSERIRGMFERTIKLPTAVNTENVEATFTNGVLEIRLPKTEEAKARQIAIKG; encoded by the coding sequence ATGACACTCGTAAGATGGCAACCCAAAACTCACGCCGTGATGGATCCGTTCTTTGGTTTCAACGATCTCAGCAGAGAGCTGAATCGCCTCTTCGAGGGGGACTCAACCAGCGGCTGCAGCGCCTGCAACTGGGCGCCGGCAATGGACGTGATCGAGAAGGATGACAATTACATCGTCACGATGGACCTGCCCGGTCTCAGCAAGGAAGAGGTCGAGCTGACCCTTCACAACAACCACCTCAATATCAAGGGCGAGCGCAAAATCGAACACGACGAGAAGATCGAAAACGTCTACAGAAGCGAGCGCATCCGCGGCATGTTCGAACGCACGATCAAGCTGCCGACGGCTGTGAACACGGAGAATGTGGAAGCGACCTTCACGAACGGCGTCCTCGAGATCCGTCTCCCCAAGACCGAGGAAGCCAAGGCGCGACAGATCGCCATCAAGGGCTAG